The Lactuca sativa cultivar Salinas chromosome 2, Lsat_Salinas_v11, whole genome shotgun sequence genome includes a window with the following:
- the LOC111901455 gene encoding uncharacterized protein LOC111901455 has protein sequence MEDHRNSVLEWPYLHKEKSAEELTQSLWSTTMELEATRIRVQEEIRARDDQLNQLKDLLNDAIKERDEAHSKYQSLLLDNKLLLQQQFHHHRRYTHHQTTTPPPQSGVSSIEDEPITNCGFSSSDCEESIVSSPPIENPVQLRPPPQQELRFPVVQPKGLPEKGKFLEAMMKAGPLLQNLLLAGPLPHWQHPPPPLDTYHIPSPPLVISTPTSHHLSNQDFLRRITNNCGEFNTKRAFSEDCDSSSETKYQRIALN, from the exons ATGGAAGATCACCGCAACTCTGTTCTTGAATGGCCATACTTGCACAAAGAAAAG AGTGCAGAGGAGTTGACACAGTCACTTTGGTCGACTACAATGGAGCTTGAAGCAACAAGGATCAGGGTTCAAGAAGAGATCAGAGCAAGAGATGATCAGTTAAATCAACTCAAAGATCTTCTGAATGACGCCATTAAAGAAAGAGATGAAGCTCATAGCAAATACCAATCTCTCCTCCTTGATAATAAATTGCTTCTTCAACAGCAATTTCACCACCACCGCCGGTACACACACCATCAAACCACCACACCTCCGCCACAATCTGGTGTTTCAAGTATTGAAGATGAACCCATCACCAATTGTGGCTTTTCTTCCTCAGACTGTGAAGAAAGCATCGTTTCCTCTCCACCCATCGAAAACCCAGTTCAATTGCGACCGCCGCCGCAGCAGGAACTGCGGTTTCCTGTGGTTCAGCCAAAAGGGTTGCCGGAAAAGGGGAAGTTCTTAGAAGCAATGATGAAAGCAGGGCCTTTGTTACAGAACCTCCTCCTGGCAGGACCACTCCCACATTGGCAGCACCCACCTCCGCCGCTGGACACCTACCATATTCCATCGCCGCCGTTAGTGATCTCAACTCCAACTTCCCACCATCTATCCAATCAAGATTTCTTACGGAGAATTACCAACAATTGCGGGGAGTTTAACACCAAACGAGCGTTTTCTGAAGACTGTGATTCTTCCAGTGAGACCAAATACCAGAGAATTGCCCTAAATTGA